The following coding sequences lie in one Pontibacter sp. G13 genomic window:
- a CDS encoding penicillin acylase family protein has translation MTPFFWARFTAIFALLWLLTPDARSQVDPESIIIARDSFGVPHIFAQTDAEVAYGFAWATAEDDFRSVQLQLLAMRGRQGEVEGKAGAIADLAVQLLEIRETVSLKYEIDLSPEFRAVVESYCDGINAYAKAYPDQVLIEDIFPVNGKDLVGGYVLGLGLLSNIDGALGKLLNGKVADDPVSVIKGSNGIAVSRDRTADGFTYLAINSHQPLEGPLAWYEAHISSAEGWNMVGACFAGGASLFVGTNEHLGWTHTVNKPDFADIYLLEMHPEKKRTYRFDGAWYQLEKRKATTKVKVGPGKVPYSLTYYRSIHGPVFKVDHQYYALRAPAMYEIKGAEQWFQMNKADSWESFRQALDIQGLPCFNVVYADMEDHIYYLSNGLFPYRNPGYDWSATVSGDTSATLWKAEYYPVDSLAQVLDPTSGYVFNTNNTPMNATGLGDNLKLGQLIPTMGYEQYDNNRSLRFQELMEDQGEIDWETFKRIKYDLSYHYPLYVPTMTNLEELFKLKPRDFPDHASLLQELYVWDRKTDIQSTGATVFILTLHYLYELMKKEGRNVTGNRLSKAEMLWAVKKAGKHMIKHFGTTAVPLGQFQRHIRGDKSLPMPGGPDILAAMYSKPYQKGAFKTFAGESYIQLVRFTPDGPIIESVNAYGASADPESPHYDDQMELFTQGRTKPMTLDQEAVLNQALKVYHPHKLHIPTLDGGNSANR, from the coding sequence ATGACACCATTTTTCTGGGCTCGCTTTACGGCCATTTTCGCTTTGTTATGGCTCCTCACTCCTGATGCGCGGTCACAGGTGGATCCTGAATCCATCATCATTGCTCGTGATAGCTTTGGGGTGCCCCACATTTTTGCCCAAACGGATGCCGAAGTTGCCTATGGCTTTGCATGGGCAACGGCGGAAGATGATTTCCGCAGTGTACAACTCCAGTTATTGGCCATGAGAGGTCGCCAAGGGGAAGTCGAGGGAAAGGCCGGCGCCATTGCCGACCTGGCGGTCCAGCTTCTTGAAATCCGCGAAACGGTCAGCCTCAAGTATGAAATAGACCTTTCCCCGGAATTTCGCGCAGTGGTGGAGTCCTACTGTGATGGAATCAATGCATACGCCAAAGCCTACCCCGATCAAGTACTGATTGAAGATATTTTCCCAGTCAACGGGAAGGACCTGGTAGGTGGATATGTCCTTGGATTGGGGCTGCTTTCCAACATTGATGGAGCCCTCGGAAAACTCCTGAACGGAAAAGTGGCAGATGATCCCGTCTCGGTCATCAAGGGGTCCAACGGAATTGCGGTATCTCGTGATCGTACCGCGGACGGATTTACCTATTTGGCGATCAATTCCCACCAGCCCCTAGAAGGCCCACTGGCTTGGTACGAAGCTCACATTTCCTCCGCAGAAGGATGGAATATGGTGGGAGCTTGTTTCGCGGGTGGTGCGAGCCTATTCGTGGGAACCAATGAGCATTTGGGGTGGACACATACCGTCAATAAGCCGGACTTCGCCGATATCTATTTGCTGGAAATGCACCCAGAAAAAAAACGAACTTACCGGTTTGATGGTGCTTGGTACCAACTCGAAAAACGGAAAGCCACTACCAAGGTGAAGGTGGGACCGGGCAAGGTTCCCTATAGCTTGACGTACTACCGATCCATCCATGGCCCTGTATTCAAGGTGGATCACCAGTATTATGCGTTGCGCGCTCCGGCGATGTACGAGATCAAAGGGGCTGAGCAGTGGTTCCAGATGAACAAGGCCGATAGCTGGGAGTCCTTCCGCCAGGCATTGGACATACAAGGGTTGCCTTGCTTCAATGTGGTCTACGCCGATATGGAGGATCACATTTACTACCTCAGCAATGGGCTGTTTCCCTATCGCAATCCCGGTTATGACTGGTCTGCGACAGTGTCCGGAGATACTTCCGCAACTCTTTGGAAAGCAGAATATTATCCCGTAGACAGCTTGGCGCAAGTGCTGGACCCGACCTCCGGATATGTGTTCAATACCAACAACACCCCCATGAATGCCACAGGGCTGGGGGACAATCTCAAGCTTGGCCAATTGATCCCAACGATGGGGTATGAACAATATGACAACAATCGAAGCCTGAGATTTCAGGAATTGATGGAAGATCAGGGCGAGATCGATTGGGAGACTTTCAAGCGGATCAAATACGACTTGAGCTACCATTATCCATTGTATGTGCCGACCATGACCAATTTGGAAGAATTGTTCAAGCTCAAGCCTCGGGACTTTCCAGATCATGCTTCACTCCTACAGGAACTGTATGTCTGGGATCGAAAGACCGATATCCAAAGCACAGGAGCTACGGTTTTCATCTTGACCTTGCACTATCTGTATGAGTTGATGAAGAAGGAAGGGAGAAATGTGACCGGTAATCGCCTGAGCAAAGCCGAGATGCTCTGGGCAGTCAAAAAAGCCGGTAAGCACATGATCAAGCATTTTGGCACTACAGCCGTTCCTTTGGGGCAATTTCAACGGCACATTCGCGGAGACAAATCACTCCCGATGCCCGGTGGTCCTGATATTCTGGCGGCCATGTACAGCAAGCCCTACCAAAAGGGTGCATTCAAGACATTCGCGGGAGAATCCTACATACAATTGGTGAGATTCACGCCAGATGGTCCGATCATCGAATCCGTCAATGCCTATGGAGCTTCTGCCGATCCCGAAAGCCCGCATTACGACGATCAGATGGAACTATTCACCCAGGGCCGAACCAAACCAATGACCCTGGATCAGGAAGCGGTCCTGAATCAGGCGTTGAAGGTCTATCATCCCCACAAACTCCACATTCCTACGCTTGATGGAGGGAACTCTGCCAATCGGTAG
- a CDS encoding arylsulfatase produces the protein MHVRTFSRFWSIGLAFCLWSCQAGTSSESAPDKASESPNVVFILVDDMGYGDLSCYGQETLQTPRIDEMAQLGMKFTQHYAGATVCSPSRAALMTGLHTGHTPIRGNKPDGQLIPEARTTLAEVFKQAGYRTAFFGKWGIGHPPLPNDPAIHGFDEAYGYINMWHAHNCYPEFLYHNGEKSPLPGNKLPSPNPWAHMPEGTGIAEVKETFAPFEFRDRALDFMEESKDDPFFIYLALNIPHANNEGKNDGMEVPSFGPYEGKDWPKQEKGFAAMMDIIDGTVGDVLDQLETLGLAENTLVIFASDNGPHEEGGHKADFFDSNGPLRGTKRDLYEGGIRIPMIAYWPGTIAANTQSDHVSAFWDFLPTACELTGQSIPQGIDGISMVPTFKGMPEQQAEHPYMYWEFYELGGRQAVRKDQWKLVKLNVRDSQTPVITELYDLSQDLGETRDVSAEHPEIVEELSALIEEAHTPIPLVSLFENNVNTETPF, from the coding sequence ATGCATGTAAGAACCTTTTCCAGATTCTGGTCCATCGGGCTGGCATTCTGTTTATGGAGCTGCCAGGCAGGCACTTCATCAGAATCAGCCCCGGACAAAGCGTCAGAATCTCCCAACGTCGTTTTCATTCTCGTGGACGATATGGGATATGGAGACCTGAGCTGCTACGGTCAGGAAACCCTCCAGACTCCCCGAATCGACGAGATGGCCCAATTGGGCATGAAATTCACCCAGCACTATGCAGGTGCCACCGTTTGTAGTCCTTCGCGTGCCGCCTTGATGACTGGACTCCACACTGGACACACACCCATTCGCGGCAACAAGCCCGATGGTCAGTTGATCCCGGAAGCGCGCACTACCTTGGCAGAAGTATTCAAACAAGCAGGATACCGGACCGCTTTTTTCGGAAAATGGGGCATTGGTCATCCCCCTCTACCAAATGATCCCGCCATTCATGGATTCGATGAAGCCTATGGGTACATCAACATGTGGCACGCCCACAACTGCTACCCGGAATTCCTCTATCACAATGGTGAGAAATCTCCACTTCCGGGCAACAAATTGCCTTCCCCCAATCCATGGGCGCACATGCCCGAAGGAACCGGTATTGCGGAAGTCAAGGAAACCTTCGCGCCTTTCGAGTTTCGTGACCGTGCACTGGACTTCATGGAAGAAAGCAAGGATGATCCCTTTTTCATCTACCTAGCCCTGAACATTCCCCACGCCAACAACGAGGGGAAAAACGATGGTATGGAAGTCCCTAGTTTCGGTCCATACGAAGGCAAAGACTGGCCTAAGCAGGAAAAGGGATTCGCAGCGATGATGGATATCATTGACGGTACAGTGGGAGATGTGCTAGATCAGCTGGAAACCTTGGGATTGGCCGAAAATACCCTGGTGATCTTCGCTAGCGACAATGGCCCCCATGAGGAAGGCGGGCACAAAGCAGATTTCTTCGATTCCAATGGTCCATTACGCGGCACCAAACGCGATCTCTATGAAGGCGGGATCAGAATTCCGATGATCGCCTACTGGCCGGGCACCATTGCCGCCAACACCCAGTCTGATCACGTATCGGCTTTTTGGGATTTCCTTCCGACTGCTTGTGAACTGACCGGACAGTCCATTCCACAGGGAATCGATGGAATTTCAATGGTTCCTACCTTCAAAGGCATGCCAGAACAGCAAGCCGAGCACCCCTACATGTACTGGGAATTCTACGAACTGGGTGGCAGACAAGCCGTCCGAAAAGATCAGTGGAAGTTGGTCAAACTCAACGTCCGAGATTCACAAACTCCCGTCATCACAGAGCTTTACGACCTGAGTCAGGACCTTGGAGAAACACGGGATGTATCCGCGGAACATCCAGAAATTGTGGAAGAACTCTCCGCCTTGATCGAGGAAGCCCACACTCCGATCCCCCTCGTTTCCCTATTTGAAAACAACGTGAACACAGAAACGCCCTTCTAG
- a CDS encoding two-component regulator propeller domain-containing protein, translated as MTTASRFFTQIGLPLCLMLTAWTHLQGQGIRYVIRQIGTEEGLLHTDAPSVIQDQQGFMWFATLSGLQRYDGFEFKEFINHTDPLNRAYHNRILQLALDRQGRIWMATYDEMTCFDPKVEAFHSVKLPDTHAFEKLRHLRTIHIDAQNRLFAATRTDTWAFQITESGSLTYLPGLPEGKPILNDAIGDIISDSHGNVWMSGNSDVWRWDPRTSTPQITHYDIPGADFSKPTPYLSQLEIDQEQGLIINGKQELYRIDLKKFYADGTPKTLPTTIISLSELEKHCPSLEAPMDWDISSFAVDKENHLWIGTTQGLVKMDLPPYPDPNFQCFQSTDIIPNSLSSNHVSSLYIDRSGVLWIGTWGGGVNLLNLEQKKFFLLKHDPENVENGFSGPFIRAVYEDDETGLLWVGTRERGLNVYHPETATFEHFEHTPGQPNTIMNNHIRSLTKGPKNRLWMGTDRGLGYLDLDSRTFHEIDSDEFNFWKLAFYSIVVDHTGDIWAGAWHGGLFRLHENESGEFEITQIHEVNGTRLTSDNITFLRVEPERGQIWVSTQGGLNQLLLSPQGALQELRTYQVHPNYPLSLSSNFIWPTIRENDSTIWVGTLGGGLNKMVIFDPNDQAGNSKKRETRGANYRAEYFDASRGAPFNDVETLLMDEDRNLWLGGRGLVKFNPAQDEFSLYDESDGLQGNSFKIGAAFRGKNGIMYFGGTRGLTYFHPKQIHTNFQQANTGLGKLMVNNREVLVGQLYEGNQLLTQELNQVQQLELSHNQNNFSLQFASLHYVNPEKCKFRYMLDGYDNHWIYVSAKDHHASYSNLEYGDYTFRLVASNSDGIWGHDEKTLKISVIPPWYATTWAKILYVLLALTILVMIYYYLSKWQSMKRNLELTQMEEKKKEEMHQLRLQFFTNISHEFRTPLSLILSPLQKIAEQDLSKIELQRHVKLIADNSNRLLRLVNELLDFRKLDEGQIQLRVTEGDLNSFVHAVAKRFEELAASKDIDYQIEVPEARTLACFDPEVVEKILYNLLSNSFKYTPVGGTVKLVASMTTPPPVAHYPNQHRIVSDTNSRQNLYLQVMDSGVGISQSSIEHLFDRYYRVSDSPADQHLGSGIGLALVKNLILLHKGDIEVRSEREKGSEFSVKLPLDIDLYEIHEWADHSQDELKFTEPAPLTVQEHAPIIQTKHAQGVLPRLLIVEDNHPVRQYLAESLGDEFEIIEAVQGKEGLEKAHSARPDIIVSDIMMPEMNGIELCAAIKADEQLAHIPVVLLTAKSSTQSQIEGLESGADLYFSKPFNLSLIRLNLKNLLQHRDRLRNRHITSALSDHHQQARSERDKELFDKIVDTIDNRMDDVDFDVESLCREVGMSRTNLYAKMREITGQPIGEFIRQRRLRKAAVILTEGNVTVLEVMDRVGIRSQSYFTRAFKKEFGKTPSQFVQEISKQRKPLSMGKTG; from the coding sequence ATGACTACTGCTTCTCGATTTTTCACCCAGATCGGCCTTCCGCTGTGTCTGATGCTAACCGCATGGACCCACCTACAAGGCCAGGGAATTCGATATGTAATTCGCCAAATCGGAACTGAGGAAGGCCTGTTACATACCGATGCTCCCAGCGTAATTCAAGACCAACAAGGCTTCATGTGGTTTGCCACCTTGTCTGGTCTGCAACGGTATGATGGATTTGAATTCAAGGAATTCATCAATCACACCGATCCCCTCAATCGGGCCTACCACAACCGTATCCTGCAACTGGCTCTTGATCGACAAGGTAGGATTTGGATGGCCACCTACGACGAGATGACCTGCTTTGATCCCAAGGTGGAAGCCTTTCATTCTGTCAAGCTGCCGGACACCCACGCCTTCGAAAAACTCCGCCATCTCCGGACGATTCATATCGACGCCCAAAACCGGTTATTCGCAGCGACCCGGACCGATACTTGGGCTTTCCAGATCACCGAATCAGGCTCCCTTACCTACCTCCCCGGTCTCCCAGAGGGAAAACCCATCCTCAATGATGCCATCGGCGATATCATTTCGGATTCTCACGGCAATGTATGGATGTCGGGAAATTCGGACGTATGGCGATGGGATCCCCGAACTTCCACCCCTCAGATCACCCATTACGACATTCCGGGGGCTGACTTTTCCAAACCTACTCCCTATTTGAGTCAGCTTGAGATCGATCAAGAACAAGGGCTCATAATCAATGGAAAGCAGGAACTTTACCGAATCGACCTCAAGAAATTCTATGCGGACGGCACTCCCAAGACCTTGCCTACTACCATCATTTCCCTGTCGGAATTGGAAAAGCACTGCCCAAGTCTAGAGGCTCCTATGGATTGGGACATCTCCTCATTCGCAGTGGACAAGGAAAATCACCTGTGGATCGGTACCACGCAGGGGTTGGTAAAAATGGATCTTCCTCCTTATCCAGATCCCAATTTCCAGTGCTTCCAATCCACGGACATCATCCCCAACAGCCTGAGCTCCAATCATGTATCATCCCTGTATATCGACAGATCCGGTGTACTCTGGATCGGCACGTGGGGAGGTGGCGTGAATCTCCTCAACCTCGAGCAAAAGAAATTTTTCTTACTCAAGCACGACCCTGAAAACGTGGAGAATGGATTCTCGGGACCATTTATCCGCGCGGTCTACGAAGATGATGAAACCGGCCTGCTTTGGGTGGGAACCCGCGAGCGAGGACTCAATGTCTACCATCCGGAGACCGCTACCTTCGAGCACTTCGAACACACGCCCGGACAGCCCAATACCATCATGAACAATCACATACGATCGCTCACCAAAGGGCCCAAAAATCGCCTTTGGATGGGAACCGATCGAGGCTTGGGGTACCTAGACTTGGATTCCCGAACGTTTCATGAAATTGATTCGGATGAATTCAACTTCTGGAAACTCGCCTTTTACAGCATTGTCGTGGACCATACGGGGGATATCTGGGCGGGTGCCTGGCACGGAGGATTGTTCAGGCTCCATGAAAATGAATCTGGGGAATTCGAAATCACCCAAATCCACGAGGTCAATGGCACTCGTCTGACTTCCGACAATATCACCTTTTTGCGGGTCGAGCCCGAGCGTGGTCAAATCTGGGTCAGTACCCAAGGAGGACTCAATCAATTGCTCCTCAGCCCTCAGGGAGCGCTACAGGAACTTCGGACCTATCAGGTTCATCCCAATTACCCACTCTCCCTTAGCTCGAATTTCATTTGGCCGACCATTCGAGAAAATGACTCTACCATCTGGGTAGGAACCTTGGGAGGCGGTTTGAACAAAATGGTCATTTTCGATCCAAACGATCAGGCTGGGAATTCCAAAAAGCGGGAAACCCGAGGGGCCAACTATCGGGCAGAATACTTCGATGCAAGTCGAGGAGCGCCCTTTAACGATGTGGAAACCCTCTTGATGGATGAAGATCGGAACCTATGGCTTGGCGGGAGAGGATTGGTAAAATTCAATCCTGCGCAAGATGAATTTTCCTTGTACGATGAAAGTGATGGGCTTCAGGGAAATAGCTTCAAAATTGGGGCAGCATTTCGGGGAAAAAACGGAATCATGTATTTCGGGGGAACCAGAGGACTGACATATTTCCATCCCAAACAGATTCACACCAACTTCCAGCAAGCGAATACAGGCCTTGGCAAACTCATGGTCAACAACCGTGAGGTACTGGTGGGTCAGCTTTACGAAGGCAATCAACTCCTGACACAAGAGCTCAATCAAGTCCAGCAATTGGAGCTGTCTCACAACCAGAATAATTTCTCCCTCCAGTTTGCGTCCCTTCACTATGTGAATCCCGAAAAGTGCAAATTCCGCTACATGCTCGACGGATACGACAATCATTGGATCTACGTATCCGCCAAGGATCACCATGCCTCCTATTCGAATTTGGAGTACGGTGACTACACCTTCCGATTGGTCGCATCCAACAGTGACGGAATCTGGGGACATGATGAGAAGACCCTCAAAATCAGCGTCATTCCTCCTTGGTATGCCACCACTTGGGCGAAGATTCTGTATGTCCTTTTGGCACTGACCATTTTGGTGATGATCTACTATTATCTCAGCAAATGGCAGTCGATGAAGCGCAATCTGGAGCTTACCCAGATGGAGGAAAAGAAAAAGGAGGAGATGCATCAATTGCGCCTTCAATTCTTCACCAATATTTCCCACGAATTCCGGACCCCGCTCAGTCTGATTCTCAGCCCACTTCAAAAAATCGCCGAACAAGATCTCTCCAAAATCGAGCTCCAACGCCATGTAAAGCTCATCGCGGATAACTCCAACAGGCTCCTGAGATTGGTCAATGAGCTTCTGGATTTCCGGAAGCTCGATGAGGGACAAATCCAGCTTCGGGTAACAGAAGGGGATCTGAATAGCTTTGTACACGCTGTAGCCAAACGATTTGAGGAATTGGCGGCATCCAAGGACATCGACTACCAGATCGAGGTTCCGGAAGCTCGGACATTGGCTTGTTTCGATCCAGAGGTCGTAGAGAAAATCCTGTACAATCTTTTGTCCAATTCCTTCAAATACACGCCTGTAGGCGGAACCGTCAAGCTTGTTGCAAGTATGACCACTCCCCCTCCAGTGGCACATTATCCCAACCAACACCGCATCGTCTCGGATACGAATAGTCGTCAGAACCTGTACTTACAGGTCATGGACTCAGGGGTGGGAATCTCCCAATCTAGCATTGAACACCTATTCGATCGGTACTACCGCGTGAGTGATAGCCCCGCAGACCAACACTTGGGATCGGGAATTGGATTGGCTTTGGTCAAGAACCTCATTCTGCTCCACAAGGGGGATATCGAGGTTCGAAGCGAGCGTGAAAAGGGGTCCGAATTCTCGGTCAAATTGCCGCTGGATATCGACCTCTACGAGATCCATGAATGGGCAGACCATAGCCAAGACGAGCTCAAGTTCACTGAGCCAGCCCCGTTGACTGTTCAGGAACACGCCCCCATCATCCAGACCAAGCATGCACAAGGCGTACTGCCCCGATTGCTGATCGTGGAAGACAACCACCCCGTCCGGCAATACCTCGCCGAGAGCCTAGGAGATGAATTCGAGATCATCGAAGCCGTGCAAGGCAAGGAAGGTCTCGAAAAAGCCCACAGCGCAAGGCCTGATATCATTGTCAGTGATATCATGATGCCGGAAATGAATGGAATTGAGCTTTGTGCGGCCATCAAGGCAGACGAGCAGCTTGCGCATATTCCTGTGGTCTTGCTCACCGCAAAATCATCTACCCAAAGTCAGATTGAAGGCCTTGAATCAGGCGCAGACCTGTATTTCTCCAAACCCTTCAATCTCAGCCTCATCAGACTGAATCTCAAGAACTTGCTCCAACATCGAGATCGCCTCCGAAATCGGCACATCACCTCGGCCCTTTCAGATCACCACCAGCAAGCGAGAAGCGAGCGCGACAAGGAGCTGTTTGACAAGATTGTAGATACGATAGACAATCGCATGGATGATGTGGACTTCGATGTCGAATCGCTATGCAGAGAGGTGGGAATGAGTCGAACCAATCTCTACGCCAAAATGCGCGAGATCACCGGGCAGCCCATCGGGGAATTTATACGCCAACGAAGGCTGAGAAAGGCAGCTGTAATCCTCACAGAAGGCAATGTGACCGTGCTCGAAGTCATGGATCGGGTCGGAATCCGGAGTCAATCGTACTTCACACGGGCCTTCAAAAAGGAATTCGGCAAAACCCCTTCCCAATTCGTGCAGGAAATCTCCAAGCAACGAAAGCCCCTCTCGATGGGCAAAACGGGCTAA
- a CDS encoding sulfatase gives MNHPNTLTFRWAISCVLTGLLLLLTGLVQAQRPNILIYIADDISYPHLSAYGCEWVHTPAFDRIAQEGLLFNRAYTPNAKCAPSRACFLTGRNSWQLEEAMNHFPYFPAKFQTFMEALGDQGYLTGHTGKGWAPGDPGTKDGKRRQLTGPDFNKIRLDPPTSGISHVDYAGNFEVFLETREGETPFCFWYGSNEPHRSYEFQSGVEIGGKKLSQVDRVPGYWPDNDTIRHDILDYAYEIEYADGHFGKMIEILEARGELDNTLIIAVADHGMPFPRVKGQAYEFSNHIPLAIRWPKQIQQPGTVVDEFVSIIDLAPTIMAAAGVRPEATDMEPMTGQGLIRFMQDSKAQSVRDFQLICKERHDTGRPHDWGYPIRGIIRDSLLYIFNFEPTRWPQGNPEVGYLNCDGSPTKTWLINHYLDGTLGEYWTLNLGKRPMEELYDLKKDPDCLHNLAEIPAYQLLKLDLQAQMTTALKAEGDLRMFGRGDWWEQQPYSGRRHHFYRRYLNGEQVKFPGWITPSDLHVIDEQ, from the coding sequence ATGAATCACCCCAACACACTCACTTTTCGCTGGGCCATCAGTTGTGTCCTGACGGGATTGCTTTTGCTACTTACCGGATTGGTACAGGCTCAGCGACCCAATATTCTCATCTACATAGCCGATGACATTTCCTACCCTCATCTCAGTGCATACGGCTGCGAATGGGTGCATACTCCTGCTTTCGATCGGATTGCCCAAGAAGGCCTACTTTTCAACCGCGCATACACCCCCAATGCCAAATGCGCACCATCGAGGGCGTGCTTTCTCACGGGTAGAAACTCTTGGCAACTGGAAGAAGCGATGAATCATTTTCCCTACTTCCCCGCCAAATTTCAGACCTTCATGGAAGCGCTTGGCGATCAAGGGTATCTCACCGGACACACCGGAAAGGGCTGGGCACCGGGTGATCCCGGCACCAAGGATGGAAAACGTCGCCAATTGACGGGGCCAGATTTCAATAAAATACGCCTCGATCCACCTACGAGCGGAATCAGTCATGTGGATTATGCAGGCAATTTTGAGGTCTTTCTGGAAACGCGCGAAGGCGAAACTCCCTTTTGCTTCTGGTATGGGTCCAATGAGCCGCATCGTAGCTACGAATTCCAAAGCGGGGTCGAGATTGGAGGGAAGAAGCTTTCGCAGGTAGATCGAGTGCCGGGCTATTGGCCAGACAATGACACCATCCGTCACGACATCCTAGATTACGCCTATGAGATCGAATATGCGGATGGACACTTCGGTAAAATGATCGAAATATTGGAAGCCCGAGGCGAGCTGGACAACACCTTGATTATCGCCGTAGCGGATCATGGGATGCCTTTTCCCCGAGTCAAGGGGCAGGCCTACGAATTTTCCAATCATATTCCACTTGCGATCAGATGGCCCAAACAGATCCAACAGCCGGGAACCGTCGTGGATGAATTTGTGAGCATCATCGACTTGGCGCCCACCATCATGGCGGCAGCAGGAGTGAGGCCCGAGGCTACGGACATGGAACCCATGACAGGGCAGGGCCTCATTCGATTCATGCAAGATTCCAAAGCTCAATCTGTCCGAGATTTTCAATTGATCTGCAAGGAGCGACATGATACGGGAAGGCCCCACGATTGGGGATATCCTATCCGTGGCATCATCCGGGATAGTCTGCTGTACATTTTCAACTTCGAACCGACTCGATGGCCTCAGGGCAATCCGGAAGTGGGTTATCTCAATTGCGATGGAAGCCCGACGAAGACTTGGCTGATCAATCATTATCTCGACGGGACGTTGGGGGAATATTGGACCCTGAATCTCGGAAAACGTCCCATGGAGGAATTGTACGATCTCAAGAAAGACCCAGATTGCCTCCACAATCTCGCAGAAATTCCCGCCTATCAACTCCTCAAGCTTGATCTCCAAGCGCAGATGACGACAGCTCTCAAGGCAGAAGGGGATTTGCGGATGTTCGGCCGAGGAGACTGGTGGGAGCAACAGCCCTATTCTGGTCGTCGTCACCATTTCTACCGACGCTATCTCAATGGTGAGCAAGTAAAATTCCCCGGCTGGATCACTCCTAGTGATTTACACGTGATCGACGAACAATAG
- a CDS encoding glycoside hydrolase family 27 protein, whose product MKKPSISLFMLGFVACLVGISVVGWHSAPESQSSATPSFAAFAPTPPMGWNSFDAYDCRINEDEFKAHVDFMAENLSEFGWEYAVMDYIWWHPEPGNWETPRRHGHPNIRYQADGSALHPEYITIDEHGRLQPSVERFPSSANGKGFKPLADYVHSKGLKFGLHIMRGVHRVANQNSLNILHTELNASQIAEPWDTCMWCNHMYGVDPTKPGAQAYYDALFEMYAEWGVDYIKADDMIFPKYHKGELEMIRKAIDRCGRPMVLSLSPGEAPLSQANHLSQHANMWRISADFWDDWDKLQHNFDLLNAWSPHIQPGRWPDADMLPIGHISMDNRPHGPDRMSNFTWPEHYTLMTLWCMARSPLMMGGDLLSTPDSVIQLLQNPEVLAVNQHSVDNRQVFKRDTEAGWFARDSRTGDPYIALFNLSDEERTVSFELEWEYLRESYQVRDLWKQQDLGISKESISMTLPPHGAGIYRLTKTSGGVQ is encoded by the coding sequence ATGAAAAAACCATCTATCTCTCTTTTCATGCTGGGTTTCGTGGCCTGCCTGGTCGGAATCTCAGTTGTGGGATGGCATTCCGCTCCGGAGTCCCAAAGCTCCGCTACCCCCTCATTTGCGGCCTTTGCGCCTACTCCTCCGATGGGCTGGAATAGTTTTGACGCGTATGATTGCCGAATCAATGAAGATGAATTCAAGGCCCACGTGGACTTCATGGCTGAAAATCTCTCCGAATTTGGCTGGGAGTACGCAGTCATGGATTATATCTGGTGGCATCCAGAGCCGGGCAATTGGGAAACGCCTCGTCGCCATGGCCACCCCAATATCCGCTATCAGGCAGACGGTTCTGCCCTTCACCCCGAATACATCACCATCGACGAGCACGGAAGACTGCAACCTTCTGTGGAGCGATTTCCTTCCAGCGCCAACGGCAAAGGATTCAAGCCATTGGCAGATTATGTCCATTCCAAGGGCCTCAAGTTCGGACTCCATATCATGCGTGGAGTTCATCGCGTAGCCAATCAAAATTCCTTGAACATCCTCCATACGGAACTCAATGCCAGTCAAATTGCCGAGCCTTGGGATACCTGTATGTGGTGTAATCACATGTATGGAGTCGATCCAACCAAGCCCGGTGCTCAGGCCTACTACGATGCACTATTTGAGATGTATGCGGAATGGGGGGTAGATTACATCAAGGCTGACGACATGATTTTCCCCAAATACCACAAGGGGGAATTGGAGATGATTCGCAAGGCCATCGATCGTTGCGGCCGTCCGATGGTATTGAGTTTGTCTCCGGGAGAAGCCCCACTATCACAGGCCAATCACCTGAGTCAACACGCCAACATGTGGAGAATCTCCGCTGACTTCTGGGATGATTGGGACAAGCTCCAGCACAATTTCGATCTTCTGAATGCTTGGTCGCCCCACATCCAGCCGGGTAGATGGCCGGATGCCGACATGCTCCCCATTGGACACATTTCCATGGACAATCGTCCTCATGGTCCTGACCGCATGTCCAACTTCACTTGGCCTGAACATTATACCCTGATGACTTTGTGGTGCATGGCGCGTTCTCCACTGATGATGGGGGGAGACCTCCTTTCCACGCCGGACTCTGTGATCCAATTGCTCCAAAATCCAGAGGTCTTGGCGGTCAATCAGCATAGCGTAGACAATCGCCAAGTCTTCAAAAGAGACACCGAAGCGGGATGGTTCGCCCGGGATTCGAGGACAGGAGATCCGTACATCGCGCTGTTCAACTTGAGCGACGAGGAACGCACGGTGAGCTTCGAACTTGAATGGGAATACCTCCGCGAATCCTACCAAGTCCGCGACCTTTGGAAACAACAAGATTTGGGAATTTCCAAGGAGAGTATCAGCATGACCCTACCTCCTCATGGAGCGGGCATCTACCGACTGACCAAAACCTCCGGGGGAGTCCAATAA